The segment CGGCCGCGAAGGTCATCGAGGTCATCGACGAACTCCTCGAGAACGTCGAGATCGACGTGAAACCGCTCTATAGTGAGGCGGAGAACATCGAGAAGACGCTTCGGATGATGCAGCGCCAGGTGGAGCCGAAGACCTCGGGGAAGGATTCGAGCCCGGCGATGTACGGGTAACGGGAATCCGTACGTAACCGGACAATCGTTTTCCGTCGGCGCTTTTTCCGCGAAAGCGTAAAAAGGGTCGCTGGAAAGGACTCTAGCCGTGCGACGTATGGTCGATGCGCCCACATAGCGGGTTTTTTAGGCTTCAAGCGGCTTTGGCCACCCAGGATGCTCTACTCGCGCCTTGTCGAGTACTACGAACGCCTCGCGGCGACCACGAAGCGGCTCGAGATGACGGCGATCCTCGCCGAACTCTTCAAGGAGAGCCGCGCGGAGGAGATCGAACACGCCGTGAACCTCACCATGGGGCGCCTCTACCCTGATTTCCTCGGGATAGAGCTCGGCGTCTCCGAGCGCCTCATCACCAAAGCGATCTCGACCATCACCGGAGTCGCGGAGGATCACCTCGACCAACTGACGATCGAGAAAGGCGACATAGGAAACGCCGCGGAGGCCGCGCTCAAGGGGAAGCGTCAGGCATCGCTCGTCAAGGCTTCCGCGCTCTCGGTCGCGGACGTCTTCTCGGCGTTCGACGCGATGGCACGGTCCAGCGGGCAAGGCTCGCAGGACGCGAGGATCCAACGGCTCAACGGGCTCCTTCGTGACGCCTCGCCCATCGAGGCCCGCTACATCGTTCGCACGGTGAACGGGAAACTGCGCCTTGGGGTGGCGGAGATGTCTGTGCTCGACGCCCTCGCCCTTGCCTTCGCAACGAAAGAGGACCGGCCCGCGTTCGAGGAGGCGTTCAACAAGTGCTCCGACATCGGGGCCGTGGCGCGTGAAGCGGCGGGTGGCGGCCTCCATGCCGTGCGCCGGCTCACGCTGCGCCTCGGTGTTCCCGTGAGGCCGATGCTCGCCGAACGGCTCCCGACCTCGGCGGAGATATTGGGCAGGATGGGCGGTCGGTGCGCCCTCGAACTCAAGTACGACGGCCTCCGGTTGCAAGCCCACATCGCCAAGGGAAAAGTCCGCTTCTTCTCGCGACGCCTCGAGGACGTTTCCGGGCAGTTTCCGGACGTCGAGAAGATGCTCGTCGCCGCTTTCAAAGGGCGCGACGCGGTGATCGAGGGTGAATGCGTGGGCGTCGACCCCGTGACGGGGGAGCTACGGCCCTTCCAGGACGTGTCGCGACGCAGGGGCCGCAAACACGATCTGGAAAAAGCGGTCGCGGAGCACCCGGTGACGCTTTTCGCCTTCGACATCCTCTACGCCGACGGCGTCGACGTGACGACAAGGCCGCTTCTTGAAAGACGTCGTCTTCTCGAAGAGAGCCTGACCGAGAACGCGGGCGTGAAGTTGAGCGAGTACCGAATCGTTTCGAGCTCCGAGGAACTCGAGGCTTTTTTCATGAAGGCGGTGGAGACGGGGGCGGAGGGGATAATGGCGAAGTCAACGTCCGAAGACTCGCTTTACCGCGCGGGCGGGCGCGGCTTCCAATGGGTCAAGTTGAAGCGTGATTACCAGGGCGAACTGTCGGACACACTCGACCTGGTGGTGATCGGAGCTTTCGGCGGGCAGGGTCGGCGCGCGGGCCGGTACGGGGCGCTTCTTGCGGCTGCGAGGAACGACGAGACGGGCCGCTTCGAGAGCGTATGCAAGATCGGCACGGGGTTCACTGACGAGATGCTTGAGGGCCTCACGGCGCGGCTCAAGCCGTCCGTGGTCGATCGAAAGAGCGCGCGGGTCGATTGCGAGATGGTCCCCGATTACTGGTTCGAACCGCGACTTGTCCTCGAAGTCGTCGGCGCCGAGCTGACGCTGTCACCAATCCACCGGGCGGCGTGGGGGAGCGTACGGGACGGCGCCGGCCTTGCAGTGCGTTTTCCGCGCTTCACGGGGCGGATACGCGATGACAAGGGCCCGGAGGACGCCACTGCCACGAGTGAATTGGTGACGCTTTACGAGGCCCAGAAGCGAAGGCTCGGGAGCGATGCCAAGGAGGCGTGAGAGGCACGCGGGCGGAAGATCTCGCGACCGCCGGACGTTCCATGGGGGCTCCATGCTGGCGATGCTGGGACGCCCAAACTCGCGATTTATAAAACAACCGTCAAAACGACGATTATTGGTAACTATTATATACCGTTTTCATAGTGATGGATAGTGGGAGCGAGGGCCGAGGCTGAGGCCCGCCCTTCCAACGGGCCCGACTACGGTCCCGCACAAAACTATAAATGACCAGATAAAGGCAGGAAGTACGAAGAAGAAATAGAAGGCGGACCGCGGGTGAAACACGCCCAAGCTTGCCACCGACGCTTCTTGGCGGGAGCCGTCGCGGTTGAGCGAGGAACGTGGATGCCGGTACCGTCAGGTTGACTGCGATGACGAGGAGTGACCTCGAGGGCTTTGACGTAGACAAGGCCTTCTACTCAGTGCTCAAGTTACACGTATACTCCACTGTGTATGAGGCCTTCCTCAAGGCTTTTGGGAACGGGAACATCGCCGCAGGTTCCCCGATCTCGCACATCAACGAGGCGCGGCTCACGTTCGGCCGCTTCACCGCGAGAAAGACGAACTTCCTGTTCGTGCCCGAGAACGGCCACCGGCCGCAGTTCTCGGCCGAGTTCTACGGCTTCACTAGCCACAAGGTGCGAGAGAAACTCGCCCATTTCAACAAGGAATCCATCGTGGACCTCATCGGACGTGGCCTACGGGACGCCTACACGTACCAATGGTCGGTGCCTTTGCAAAAGAGCGACATCTGCTCGTTCGTCCGGTTGAAGAAACGCTACGGCGAGGACATGTCGATGGTCCTCGAGACCGCCCGCATCCACGAGCGGTTCGAATTCGATGAATTCGATTTCAAGGGCTTCATCACGTTATACCAGGACGCGCATTTGAAGGAATACGCGGCGTCCCGCTGGGGCGTCAAGAAATTCCAAGAACTGCGTAACTCGTATGATTATGAGCATTTCCTGAAGGTCAGGCTGCAGCGCCTCGTGAGCCACGGCGTCATAGAGCAAAAGGGCGAGAAGTACCGGTTGTCCCCGACGGTCGATGACGCCGTGAACCACTTCGACCTCTTCACCGCGGGCGTCGCCTACCGGCCGAGCCGCGAGATGTGCGTCGCATGCCCGATGAAACGCGTCTGCTATTCCAAAGGCCCGGAGCCCGAAGGCCTCGAACCGTACATCCAGATCCTCAACAACAGCCTCGCGAGCGGCAACGGCCACGGCCTCGACGTCGAAGGCAATCGAGGCCTCAACGGACACTCGCAAGCGCCGCCGACCAACGGCCGTCCGCCCACGAACGGTGCGGGAAACGGCAACGGACTGGACCCATCACGCTCATCATCAGCAGCCGGCAACGGGCAGGCTCCCTAGAGAGAGGCCGCTCCCGCCACTAGTTAGGTGGCCCTCCTGGGGAGCCTTCCCTTCACCCGGAAGGAGAGGCCGAAAACGCGACCCAGCGTAAGCACGGCTAGGACCACCCCTGCGCCGAAGAGGGCGCCGTAGAGCGAGCGGAGCTCGATCGAGGCCCCGATGGCGGGGCTTAGCCCCGAGATCATGGGCCGCACCACGTAAAGGCCTGCGGCGACTAGCACGAAGGCCGAGAGGAGCGGCTGTCGAAGCGACGTTGCGAGACGGCCCTCGACCTCGTCGAGGTCCAGGACGCCGCGTGAGCGTCCACCGCTCTTTGTCACCTTGCTCTTGATCCTCGCCTGTAGGCCCGAGAACTCGAGGCCCATGTACGCGAGTTCCGCATAAAGCAAGAAGGCCCCCGCCCCGGCGAAGGTGACGAGCAGTTGCTCGGTCGATAGCAGGCTCGCATTGAAAGTCGCCATGACAAGAAGGGTGAGGATCGCGTGGGCGGCGATCCATCGCTTGTCCTTCGACTGTACGTATGATGCGGCGGGGACGAGTAGAACAAGGAGCCCCGGTCCGACGAGCGGGCCGCCCAAGGTCGCGAGAAGGTGGGCCTCGCCGGGGACCGCGAAGATGAAGGCCGCCATGGACGCCGCGAATGCCAGGAGGGCGGTGTTCCTCACCGTCCGGGCGCCCCGACCCGTCCCGAGCGTCATCTCGCCGCCACCTCACGCGTGACCACGATGGACAATGGTTCTCCTGTCTTCCAATCGAGGACGGGGACGCCATAGCCGCGGATCGCGGCCATCGTCGTCTCCCGCTCCAATTCCATGATGCGCGTCTCGGCGGGCACGGCGCCGCTTCCGTAGGTTTCCGCGTCGAAGGAGACGGGGTTCGGGCTGAAGACGATGAGTTTGGCCTTGTACGCGAGCAGTTTGCGGATTGCCTCATCGATCGTGGGATCGGCCAGGAGGTTCCCGATGAGGACAACGGGCGTCTTCGGGCGTAACGTCGGGAGTAGTTTGTCGACGACGTCGTTGAGGCTCTGCTGCCCTGCGCCCTCCGCGGCCGTCAAGGCGTCGAGGATCTCCGGCATCTGGCGGTCGGGCGACGTCGGCTGTATCTCAGTGATCGCCTCGCCATAAGTCACGAAACGGAGCTTGTCGCGCCGGTCGAAGAGGTAGGAGGCGATCGACGCGGCCGCGCGCGCCCCGTAGACGAGCGAATTGTGGCGCATGGTCCCGACCTTGGAGACCGCCCGCGTGTCGAGTATCATGGTGACAAGCGCGTAGGATTCACGCTCCCGCTGCTTCACGACGAGCCCCTTGGTCCTCGCCGAGGCCTTCCAATCGATGTCGCGGATCGAGTCCCCGACGATGTAATCGCGGAGCGCGAAGAAATCCGACCCGAGGCCCGGTTGACCGACCTGGTAGTCGCCGCTGATGATCAACGGGTATTTCGATTTCGTCATCGCGGTCTTGATGTCTTCCTGCTTCGGGTGGACGGTCAAGGCGTCGATGGCGTCGAACGTCGTGTCCTTGTAGTGGATGCCGAAGGGGTCCTCGAGCCTCACGCGGACGGGGCCAAGGGCGTTACGGCCCTTCACGGGGAACTTCACGGCGTAATCGAGGCGCGCCGATTCGCCCCCGGCAAGATCAAGGAGCGTGAAATTCGTGCCCTCGACGAGCTCCGCCGTGGAGGGGAGTTGGTCTTGGAGCTCGAAGAAGAGTTGGCCGTGGGCGCGGCGGTTGGCGACGGTGAGCTCGATGTCGAGGATCTCGTCCTCGGCTATCGTCGTACGCGGGATCTTGCGCGTGACAGCGAGGTCCAGGGTCTCGACGTAAAACGACGTGACCGCGACCAGCATGAGCCCGAGAAGCCCCAACGCGAAGAGCGGAGCGGCGCCGAGGGCGAGTCCGAAAAGAACGGCGAGCCCTGAGCCGGCCGTCACGTAGGCGCCCTTCTCGGTTATCATGGCCTTCAGACCGTCGGGACGGGCGTCTCCTTGGCGAGCCGTGCCACGACGTCCACCGCCTTCATGCCGCGGATCTTCGCCTCCGGCTTCAATATCATGCGGTGCGCGATCGTGTGGGGCATCACGGCCTTGATGTCGTCGGGTGTCACGAAATCGCGGCCCCGGATGGCCGCGAGTGATCGGGAGGCCTTGAGAAGCGCCTGGCTTCCGCGCGGCGAGGACCCGACGAGGATGTTGGGATCCACCCTTGTGCGAGTGACGAGTTCCGAGATGTAGTCGATGATCTCCTCATCGATGTGCACCGCTTCGACGACCGCCTGCATCGCGAGGATCTGCTTCGGGGTGGTGATGGCGGTCACGTCGACGTCGTCTTTTCGCCTTTGGATGCGCCGGCGCAGGATCTCCGATTCCTCCGCCTTCGAAGGGTAACCGACGGAGAGCCTCATGAGGAAACGGTCCATCTGCGCCTCGGGAAGAGGATATGTCCCTTCCTGTTCGACCGGGTTCTGGGTGGCCATGACCATGTACGGCTTATCGAGCTTCAGGGTCGTCCCCTCCACCGTGACCTGACGCTCCTGCATGGCTTCGAGAAGAGCCGCCTGCGTCTTCGGCGGCGCC is part of the Euryarchaeota archaeon genome and harbors:
- a CDS encoding ATP-dependent DNA ligase, yielding MLYSRLVEYYERLAATTKRLEMTAILAELFKESRAEEIEHAVNLTMGRLYPDFLGIELGVSERLITKAISTITGVAEDHLDQLTIEKGDIGNAAEAALKGKRQASLVKASALSVADVFSAFDAMARSSGQGSQDARIQRLNGLLRDASPIEARYIVRTVNGKLRLGVAEMSVLDALALAFATKEDRPAFEEAFNKCSDIGAVAREAAGGGLHAVRRLTLRLGVPVRPMLAERLPTSAEILGRMGGRCALELKYDGLRLQAHIAKGKVRFFSRRLEDVSGQFPDVEKMLVAAFKGRDAVIEGECVGVDPVTGELRPFQDVSRRRGRKHDLEKAVAEHPVTLFAFDILYADGVDVTTRPLLERRRLLEESLTENAGVKLSEYRIVSSSEELEAFFMKAVETGAEGIMAKSTSEDSLYRAGGRGFQWVKLKRDYQGELSDTLDLVVIGAFGGQGRRAGRYGALLAAARNDETGRFESVCKIGTGFTDEMLEGLTARLKPSVVDRKSARVDCEMVPDYWFEPRLVLEVVGAELTLSPIHRAAWGSVRDGAGLAVRFPRFTGRIRDDKGPEDATATSELVTLYEAQKRRLGSDAKEA
- a CDS encoding DUF58 domain-containing protein — encoded protein: MITEKGAYVTAGSGLAVLFGLALGAAPLFALGLLGLMLVAVTSFYVETLDLAVTRKIPRTTIAEDEILDIELTVANRRAHGQLFFELQDQLPSTAELVEGTNFTLLDLAGGESARLDYAVKFPVKGRNALGPVRVRLEDPFGIHYKDTTFDAIDALTVHPKQEDIKTAMTKSKYPLIISGDYQVGQPGLGSDFFALRDYIVGDSIRDIDWKASARTKGLVVKQRERESYALVTMILDTRAVSKVGTMRHNSLVYGARAAASIASYLFDRRDKLRFVTYGEAITEIQPTSPDRQMPEILDALTAAEGAGQQSLNDVVDKLLPTLRPKTPVVLIGNLLADPTIDEAIRKLLAYKAKLIVFSPNPVSFDAETYGSGAVPAETRIMELERETTMAAIRGYGVPVLDWKTGEPLSIVVTREVAAR
- a CDS encoding MoxR family ATPase; protein product: MAQNPLTARAGPPNKNVVLVHNTCKALIDEVSKVIVGKRDVLELVTVNILCAGNILFEDYPGLAKTLMAQTFARATGCDFRRIQFTPDVLPGDITGTYIFNQQTSEFNFRPGPVFTNILLGDEINRAPPKTQAALLEAMQERQVTVEGTTLKLDKPYMVMATQNPVEQEGTYPLPEAQMDRFLMRLSVGYPSKAEESEILRRRIQRRKDDVDVTAITTPKQILAMQAVVEAVHIDEEIIDYISELVTRTRVDPNILVGSSPRGSQALLKASRSLAAIRGRDFVTPDDIKAVMPHTIAHRMILKPEAKIRGMKAVDVVARLAKETPVPTV